CACTCTTCAGGAGACACCATGGATGAAATCTTGAGATGGATGAGGTCCTAAGCAATCAACACTCCACTGATTAGGAAGTTATCCCTAACTTGTGGATATGATATGAGTTACCGAGATGGGAAAAACACTTTAAGTGAATTACGCAACATTAAAACAGGTACAATAAAAATGAACGAAATGAGTAACAGACTGATACAGAGGGAGAGCTAACAATCTATAAGGGAAGAGCGAAGGAGACAGTAGGTAGGGGTAGAGGCTCCTATATGGTAGTGTGGGGGCAGCATGGTTCTTGTAGGTTGTAGGTTTTTCTGAAGAGGAGGGTAAATATGTGCATACATTATAATCTTGACCCGAAGCCCTTCTTGAATGATGTATTCCATCTGTATGAAAGGGTGACACATGGAGTGGTCACTCAATCAGCACAGCTGGCAATGCTTTCTATTATCCCAAAGAGTCTGTCAGCGATTAAAAAGGGTGTCTTATGCCACTTTCCCACAGCGGCGGGAGCTGTGATCCCTAGGCACTGGCGGAGTACACGGACCCCCACGACACTTAAATTTGTTCAAGATTTGTGTCACCTGAAATACATGAAGGAATTAATGTCAGAAGACTACCCAGAGAGCAGAGACTGCATGGGAAAGTGGTTAGCTTGGACCCTTTTCTTAGAGACGGCAGGGTAGGTAGATCAAGGCAGTCTCAAACATTGAGTTAAATGACTACAACCAGATAGGATACgtattagcattaggacccatctgagaacTTGGTCACCttgacgttggtagatgggccaatgtaattcgatcgaattacataccaagaaccttgcatgaTTTAATgcggttagagtattgattataggtatgtataactttgatagtaaatttattttgcatgctgttgccatttttagtTTCTGCTTCTCCTGTATGTTGCAGTCATGGTTTgacgtgcacctatatatttctattgagatataattccattgggtagtgctgacctattttatcttttttttagctAAATATAACACAATTTATTTATCATTGTGCTTCAATTACTTTATTTTTGTAAATTAATACAAAAACTTTGATTTCTCTTTCAGGACTGCACTTTTTTCACACGCAAAGAGATCCTCCGGTAAGTAGAGACTAGGCATATACATGGAAATCATAGGGCCCAACAATAACAAATCCACAATATACTacacctttataaaaaaaaaaaaaatgaatgcccACAATTTGTTTTAGGGTGAAGTCTGTGCTGGTTAATTTCATAGTACAATGTATATGTATAAGAAAGTTCTGTTTTCCGTCTCAATAAATGACATTATTATGGCTATCAGCGGTAGACCCTTTCCCTCCAGAGATCCCATAGCAATCATACATCCTGCTTCTAATGTAAGTACAATACTCTATACGATCTAGTATTTTATTAGCCTCCAAAACTAGCAGTAACTTAACTAAAAGGATTAACTCTATCTTATTGTCATGTCccaggacctgtagttctatgggtttccaggagcacacttctgcAGGTGCGGTTGATTTGGCTGACTGATCGCGTGgagttctccagtcagccaatcatcaCTGATCTTGTGCACATAAATAACCAGCCCCCTCTTACTACAGGGTTCTGGTCATTTTGCCATTTAGCCACTATTACTTTCCCACTCAGGACTTGGTGTTGTGTTATGCATGCTGCTAGTTTGAGTTgctttccccactttccctgaagatggtctggataCCTGATCTTCCTGTTTGCCTGTTTTGCAGACCCCTtctcccttcccttttatcagatgcggcctccagacatctgatgtcctgtacGTTGTCAGGTGATATCCGACAACATGTTTCTTTTATGTCAGATTGGTGTCTAACTCTCTTATCCCTTTCttggtgtgtggacacttgaactagctcCTGTTTTATTTATGCATGTATGTGGTATTGAGTGGGGTTTCCCTCTGTCTGTGAGGTGACCACACttttggtgtgaacaatgacttgttcagtgtatgtctgaaggtgtgcactgcacttggtgtgaacaatgtcttgttttgTGTGGTGTTGCCTTTATGTTGCAGCCACTTGATGCGAACAAGGTTGTGTTctatgtatgtctgtaggtgtttaCTGTAATTGTTTCCAGcaacagaaaccaagtaatcttgtagatatgataacttttaatggctaacaaaaatacatgatgttaattcaagctttcgaacctacgtAGGGTTCTGCtttaggcttaaatgaaatagatacgaagaggcatatatatatatatatatatatatatatatatatatatacacacacatatactaatgacaaggcacagacatggatgtattTAATTTTCACTTAAAacaatactacaacagaaatacaaacatctttaactAGTCACTGTAGGTGTTTACTACACTagatgtgaactgtcctgttcaatGTGTATTttgttgtatttcccttgtctactgttcctgcctgttaccatctatggtgagccagcatggggctgtccttattgggacagttaccctgcttgtaggcaggactccctttttgtgtttttagttgtcttgttaaaaACAGGGActtacaagacaacgaggacccttgacgtgggcttgtgagcttacgtattctggcaaaaatacaaaccaatatttCATACGTACTTattcatatttccatctgtttgagTTGTAGTGTATTTGGTAGTATTTTGGCATCAGTTGTCTTTGTGGTTGTCTGTATGCTCATTTGGTTTATTTATGTTTTTGGCATGCATTCAAGTGCATATTCCTCCTTTTTTCcctttccagcctttgtttgggtTGCATTTCTGTAGGTCGTTGTTCCCACAGCCTGCACTGACGTAACACTTATTAACCATGGAAAGCATTTGGAGAAAAACCCTAATACTATGGGAAGAAAGCCACTAATCCTTAAGTCAAGAGCTTACAAACATGCATCCAGTAGCACACAAGCCATAAAAGCAGACCAGGCAGTTGCTTTAGGATCCACGGAGGAGGGAGCCCTAGCACGGGTggcctcctcctactcctcaatGGTTGATAAGTACTTAATAAAGACTCCACCTCCCCATGAGCCCTGCAACGTTGGCAAATAAAGGCAAGGAGCTAGTTAGAGAGTCATGTTGCCATTTCCACCCTTAGGGGATAAGATGGGGGCAAGCAAGCACTAGGACTTTCATGCTTCAGACAGGTATTTAGGAATATATGTAGTGGGGGTGAAACAGTTGCAAGGCGGGCCCTATTGAGATGCTACCTATGCGGCCCTCTCTAGTCTTCGTAAGTCTCTGGGCACAACTGTTAGAAAATATAAAGCTGGAAGATTGAGCACTGATCACTGGAGCTGACAAATGCGAATAAGCTCATATTGTATGGTTAAGCCAGGGATATCTCTATGACAGGTTTGCTATACTCCTTCAATTCTGTGCTTTTATGTGGCTGATTCCTCTACATTTACAGAATTCTGATTTCTTGATTTCATCTTTGCAGATGTCACATCTGTGCCATGTAACTGTATCTTGGCTCATGACAAAATTTGCACCTCTTCTTATCCACCATCTTTCTTGTAACTTTCTTGTTATTGAATCTCATGAAATGTTTCTTTCCCAGTGTATGCTGTCTAGATTTCCTATTTACCAACATTTTCAAtatcttataatatatatttagATCTTTTTGTGACAAGCTGATCCACACACAGTTCTGGTTAAGTTGTATTCTCATTCTGTTCTTTTTGTGGACGTGcatattttaatagttttgttttattatatgatTTTGGTGCTACATATAAAAATCCTCACTCTATACTTCCAACAGGTCACTGCTATCTTGACAACATATAGTGACTATCCAAGGACACTTTCTCAAATCTGCTGGTGGATAACAATGAGATTAATTGGCAGCGATTCATTGTTATTGACCTCTATTGGATAGGAGACTGGTTAAGAAGACATCTGACATACATTAGGTTCCATTATGTAAGCTAAATAGTCCTACTAGGGTAATAtacaggaactagagatgagcgagcacccaaatgctcgggtccgcgttattagagtcgagcttttcgcaaaatttgagagctctactcgagtaacgaaccccattgactcgagcatttttgtatgtggaacgcagggtgccaagctttttttttttttttcttggttcgtctctccctctccctcttcccctccccctccctccaaaACAGGCAcgacacagcagggaggagccaaaagctgggccGGGGTCGAatgcgatttgatgctcgttcgagtaacgagcaccaatgagtacgctaatactcgaacgagcatcaagctcgccagagtatgttcgctcaactataACAGGAACATATCGTATGGCATATGTCCATGTTTAATGGTAATAGCTTTTAGGGATTTTCAATTCCTCTATATGTTATAACTGTTTGCAAATGACTGATTAACGATGTATGAATTAGCTTATATGTTTTATGGGTCTCTTGCAGGTTACACGGAAGGTTCTATGAACTGGCTCCTAACATAGTTCCGATGGATTATACAGATGACCCTGATGTCAAGCTACCAATACAACTTATTCTTAGTATGCCTGAACTAATGGTGGGATTTAGCCACTTGGTTGAATGTCATAAAAAGAAGGAACATAATGCTGATGTTGTGCTTTTCAGGCTTTAAGCTTTGTTATTGCAGAAATAATCTCACTAGAAAACTTTAAGGAAGCACAGACTACATCCATACAATATGTCtgttaggccgcatgcacacagtAGAGCCGGATTCGGCAGAGGAATCCGGTACTGGCAGCggcgtccgtgcgtacctgctttcttGAATCTTCaactgtactgcgaatggtcAGCATGGTTTGCCATCAGatgtgcacagtacagattttttttttgtaaactcctgctttacctgcgtcatcgcctagcgacctttccgcaataccaattgcggaagggctgcagatAAGACAGTTTccttttacttcaatggaagctgttcgcatggaatccacgcaaaaatggtgtacgctgcaatttttcatccgcgaaCGGAAACGGCAATTGGTTTctacttgtgtgcatgaagaatcacttttgcatagcataGCGGTATTTACTGCGGGATCCGGAAGCGGGCGCCCATTTCGAATTCCGCagttcaaatccacccgtgtgcattcaccctatcTGTGATCGCATGTCACAGATTCGTCGACATGATCTACATACCATCACAACAAAAGGTCTTCTTATAATGATGCTGATATGCTAATTATATTATGTAGGCTGTAAGATACTTTTTACGAAGAATGCTTATtggtcagattctcgctggattgtgcAAACCTGAACGACAACACTGGTCatcaaaataaaactttttttcccaCCATAAACAAGAAAACATTTTTCTAAACCAACTTTTCATGCTGATTCCAAATATGCATTTGGGTTTTTCCCCTACCACGTCAAGTTTTTGAAATATGACCCCTATGATTTTTACcaattttatgtatattttagaATATACCAAGAATGGAATCATCCCAAAGTGCACCTAAATAACATGTATCATACACATTTATCAATTTTCCATTTATATTATAGTTTTTACTAAACAAAACAGATTTGTAGTAATTTTATATCGCTGTCCtgaagctgtaaaaaaaaccccacagaactagcaaaacatttttttgcattttctagGCATGCCAACAAATACATTTAAGGCAGGTGAAATCCAATCTGAAATGAGAAATATTGATTACATAGTACTCATATTACAACTAATACTGAAACATAATGCATCCCTTCCCAAAAACTAGACGTGCTGCAAAAACAAAATCTTTCTAGTTCACCTGAAACCAACTCGGATgaaaaacatttgttgaccagtgtactcgttcagtgtaaatgctgctagctactgaatgacaaatgatattTAATTcgcttatcattcgtcattcagtttgtgCAAGCATAACAATCGAACaatgattggcctgtgtaaacaggcagttgttcatctaagaacgactgcctgtttactgtgaatgtggTCTTTTTGGGTCGTCAATCTTTTATGTTTCAAGCAGCCACTTTATGACATAAACATCATTATAAATGATATGTATCCTTGAAGAAGATCTGCTGGTTCTCCTGACAGGTCTATATTGGTGCATATCTGCATTCCCTGTAACAACACCATGATGAAACTAGTATTTTGCTGTTTTCTACTGTTTCTCATATTTCTTCCAGTATTATAAGCACCAAGTATTAGAAACTGTAAATAATGTGTCAATAGGATGTCTCCCTATATCACTCTAGGTAAAGGAAAACAGGCAGCATCCACAGTGCATAATGTACAAATAAAACAAGACTTTATTCCCCCAGGTCCatgacagcgacgtttcgatctcACCTGAGGTCTTTGTTAAGCTGACTATACATTTACAGAGCCCCATATATATAATAATCACATATCCAATCACATTAAAACAATCAAATAAAAGACTCCCATCACCAGCTGTTGATCTCTCCGCTCACCAATGGGAGGCATGCATCTGAATCATGGCATCAGCTCAGTTTCTGTTAACTAAATGCCATATGTCTGTCCGGCATCCCTCAGTTCACATCGCACATGCGTGAGATCTCGCAATCACCCCGAGACCTCCCAACTCGGGGCACCAGACTCGTGCATGCCCATGTTTATATAGTGTATCGTGATGGCCATGTTACTATGAGCTCAAAGTCCACAGCTAACTATACCCGTATCTCTCTCGCAATGTGTCACTACAGCGCATGCGTGGAAAGCACCGCTCATTCTGTTTGTATGAATAATACTCCCTATCTCCAAATGCCCCCAATAGTCATCACATAATTGACTGGGACTCTTGCAATTGACTACCCATGTATATATGGTGACAAAACAATTAATTTATTTGGAGTCCAAAATGCATCTTAAATTCAACACAAACCACtaaacccctcccccccttttgtTCTCCCTTCATTATCATCTCCTTTTTCCAATTTTTTCCTGTTTGTTTGGGATTTTCTTGCATGCAGCatcttaaaaaaatcaaaataatagatttaattaccatatatactcgagtataagcctagtttttcagcacatttttttatgctgaaaaagcccccctcggcttatactcgagtgaggtaaaaaaaaaaaaaaaaaaaaaaaatgtaatacctgcaatacttacctccccagcagtgcggcaaaATGCTTAAGAATTCCCTGCTGTCAtgtccctgctcagctttgaatttccccgccatcagtgctgtgtaggtaagcgctgtgattggatcgatcgccagccaatcacagcctgcgctcaatcattcacagccattcagtggatgacatcactgaatggctgtaattggtttatcgagcgccggctgtgattggctggcactcgattcaatcacagcgcttacttacacagcgctgatggcgggggaattcgaagctgagcaaggagatgacagcggggagaattcccaAGCAGCAtgccgcactgccggggagaccatcgtgccgggaacacagacaccggctgggaggagaGTAAAGCATTTCTTTTTTACTtagcatatactcgagtatagctaggcttatacttgagtcgataagttttaccagttttttgtgacaaaacttattgactcggcttatactcgggtcggctaatactcgagtatatactttGTTCTTGGGACAAAtaatcaataaatatatgtataaatgTAGAATGTGTCAGGGGTAGTTCTGAACTCCTGAATACTTTCTTATTCTTATGGTCTCTGCGAGGGATAAATTTGAGGTTACACTACTTTGTAACCAGATGAGTTGGAGAGCGGCCTCCATATATATTTAGCTTAGAGGAACTGGCAATAGTTCTGTAATTTTAAAGTGTCTCTTTAGGTGTTTTAATTATTATAATCAATGTGATGCTTTTAATATAGATTGGAGCCATTTGTTCATTGATGAAATAGCCTGGTGTGACCCTGGGCAactttggcttttttttgctCTACATCAGAGGTAGACCTAAATAAACTTTCCTTTTTGTTCTAGGAAAATCCTTTCAAGGAACGAATTGTGCAGGCATTTTCTGAAGATGGAGAAGGGAACCTTAGCTTCAATGACTTTGTAGATATGTTCTCTGTAATGAGTGAGATGGCTCCCCGTGAGCTGAAAGCAATCTATGCCTTTAAGATTTATGGTACTGTCATTATATGTAGCATGATATATTAATTTATAACTGTATCTGCATCTGAAAATATAACATGTTTAATGAGATTCATCTAAACATTACAAAAGTctataaatataaaaacaaaatgtTATCAATGTATGCTGCCATAAGGATGTAGCGCTGCCACATTCCCCCTTACAGAAGCAGTGGCTCTACTACTGTGACCGGCGGCTCTGGCCACATAGAGTAAGCCCCGCCCTCTCTTGCCCAGTACCCGCCCAAGAGGGAGAGTGGGGAGAGAGTAGGAAGCAGGCACTTCAGGCACTGTGACGGCCCCCTCTGCTGGCCAAGGAGATGGCTGGGGAGGAGGAACAAAGAAGGCATATGGAGGTGCCAATTTGAGCCCCACCCCCTACCTGGGAGGTGGCCgggcagggggggaggggttgcAGCAAGCACTCGGAAGTGCTTTAGCGGGGTTCTGCCTTCATAGTGATACAGGTGGTGAAGTGGCTAGCACATCATGGCCCAGATCAGCACCTTCCATAGGGAAAAGTATAAGGCTTAAACCTTGCCCTTCTTATGAGGGTTGAAGGTTGCCATCTTGTAGGTGTAACATCCGGTTAAAGTTAACAAGCAAAACATTTAATTATAAGTTTCGCTAGTAAACGTGCTATAACACCACCATCCACCTGCTTCACTGCTGAGAAATAAGACTGGTCGATAAGATGGTGGTGAAATGAAGCAAAGTAAGAAGAAAAGAGTAGAGAGTAGATTGATGATAGCAATAAGAGCAGACAAgacactacatgcaagaaagaagaCAAAGGGAAGGTGACAATAATACAGTGTTGAAAAATAAGACAGATATGAAGCAAGTAATTGGAAaggataccgtatataccggcgtataaggcgacggggcgtataagacgaccccccaactgtcaccttatacgccggtattcagtggagaaaaaaaaaaaattttattactcacctcccccggcgtcctgtcgcgctccggcaggatgtcgctcgctccggcaggctgtcgctcgctcctcgtccccgccgcagcatagctttctgaatgtggggcttgaaatccccgcttccagaaagctaatacacacgccggcagccatgacatcattgaatggctgtgattggctaaagcacacgtggcttcagccaatcacactattcaatgacatcattgaatgggtgtgattgctaacacgtgcgccttcagccaatcacagccattcaatgatgtcattgaatagtgtgattggctgaagccacgtgtgctttagccaatcacagccattcaatgctgtcatggctgccggcgtgtgtattagctttctggaagcggggatttcaagccccgcattcagaaagctatgctgcggcggggacgaggagcgagcgacagcctgccggagcgagcgacatcccgccggagcgcgacaggacgccgtgggaggtgagtaataaaatttttttttttttacactttttttttttttgtattaccggcgcataagacgacccccgactgcagagcagatttttcggggttcaaaagtcgtcttatacgccggtatatacggtaattagtgGCATATATTAGGGTTCATGGCTTTACTAGAAAGGCATTCTGTTTCACAATGCTGAGAAATGATTGAGAACAAAGCAAGTATAAGATATGTCATATATCTCGCCAAATCAGGGACTTGCATTGAATGCACTTTCCATTATTCCACTGCTGGTTGAGCTTGTTGTTTGCTACATCTTAGCAGACTGAGAAAGATATACTTTATTGACTATATACCGGGCTGAAGATGCAAGCCACAATTAATTTCTCTCTGGACTACAGTTATTCATGTTGTTGATTACAACTAATTCTAGCTTCTGAAAGACATATATGTAATCTCATTCCTCAGTGTTTTTGATTATGAACATGTGTTCTCTTCTTGTCTGTTGCTTAGATTTCAACACAGATAACTTTATTTGTAAATCTGATCTGGAAAAAACCCTCAATAAGGTGACACGAGAAGAacttgaggaggaagaggtgacaTTGGTTTGTGAGAAGGTTATTGAGGAGGCAGATATGGATGGTGATGGAAAACTGGCATTTGCAGATTTTGAGAATATGATCTCTAAAGCACCAGATTTTCTCAGGTAATTTTATCTTTGAGCAGAAGAATAACAAGTATATactgtatcttaaaggggtattctgtggGGTTTTTTAACTGATGACATTTCTTCTAGAACTCTAGactattaaaagggtattccaggctttttgaaatggtgacctatcctcaggataggtcatcagtagttgatggatggggctcCACCACTCGAGACCCTTGTCCATCACCTAATCGCCTGTACCGCTGTCACTGTAGTGGGCTGGATGGAGTCATCAGCAGTCAGCGCAGGAAGTGGAAGCGCAGTGCCCCTTGCACTTCCTGCTTTGCCTATGGTCAGCACGTCACATTCTGTCCTAACCATAAAACACACAGGAAGTGTAAGAGAAGTGCTGCACTCCCATTAAGGCACATGGAGGTAAAGTATGGCACCATAAGATTCTGTGGGTGCCATGTTATTAACCATATCATAACTCAGAGGACATATTAATGATGTTAGGAATATAATTAAAGTGATATTCCTACTACAGAAAGTGCTCGCATAACTTAATGTGATTGGATTACCCCTTTAACCATAGTGTAAATATTTTGTATTACTGAAATGCCTACCAGTGTGATATCAGGTAATGTTTatacgtttttttccccaaaaggaagGCCTACCCCTGAAAGTAAGCCCTGCCCTGGTTTtcgagggaggcttgaaatataagccctccccagaaaataagccctagctaaagtacgtgaaaaaacatcaatactcacctagtccctgGTGCTGCGTCAAGCTGTCGTGTCCTCTGCACTGAGCTATCCACTTCTTTCtgctgacggggctttgaatactccacctccagcaaagcgagtactgtgattggattgagcgccagccagtcagagccggcgcttgatcattcacagccattcagtgaatgacatcactgaatgcctttgattggtttatcgagtgccggcACTCACTGGTTGGCGctcgactagggatgagcgagcgtactcgtccgagcttgatgctcgttcgagtattagggtgttcgagatgctcgttactcgagacgagcaccacgcgatgttagagttactttcattttcttccctgagaaatttgcgtgcttttctggccaatagaacagggaaggcattacaacttcctcctgagacattccagccctatcccacccccctgcagtgagtggctggggagatcagatgacacccgagtattaaaatctgccccgc
The nucleotide sequence above comes from Eleutherodactylus coqui strain aEleCoq1 chromosome 2, aEleCoq1.hap1, whole genome shotgun sequence. Encoded proteins:
- the CIB2 gene encoding calcium and integrin-binding family member 2; the protein is MGNKQTIFTDEQLDAYQDCTFFTRKEILRLHGRFYELAPNIVPMDYTDDPDVKLPIQLILSMPELMENPFKERIVQAFSEDGEGNLSFNDFVDMFSVMSEMAPRELKAIYAFKIYDFNTDNFICKSDLEKTLNKVTREELEEEEVTLVCEKVIEEADMDGDGKLAFADFENMISKAPDFLSTFHIRI